The following proteins are co-located in the Spirosoma montaniterrae genome:
- the gatC gene encoding Asp-tRNA(Asn)/Glu-tRNA(Gln) amidotransferase subunit GatC, translating to MQVTPEMLQKIAHLARLEVHPDEETDLLQSLNGVLTWMEQLNEVDTTGVEPLTHISAEINVLRDDVTGTHLPREQALQNAPRQNGVFFEVPKVLD from the coding sequence ATGCAAGTGACCCCCGAAATGCTGCAAAAAATTGCTCATCTGGCCCGGCTGGAGGTACATCCCGACGAAGAAACCGACCTGCTGCAAAGTCTGAACGGTGTACTGACCTGGATGGAGCAACTCAATGAGGTAGACACCACGGGCGTGGAGCCATTGACGCACATTTCTGCTGAAATCAACGTGCTGCGCGATGATGTGACAGGTACTCACCTGCCCCGCGAACAGGCACTCCAAAACGCTCCCCGGCAAAATGGCGTTTTCTTTGAAGTGCCGAAAGTGCTCGACTAA
- a CDS encoding AAA family ATPase: MEPFSSRIDLAPLTEAIGAIRAEVGKVIVGQQQTIDLLLTALLADGHVLIEGVPGVAKTLTAKLLAKTLSVGFSRIQFTPDLMPSDVLGTSVFQPKTGDFSFRQGPIFSNLVLIDEINRAPAKTQAALFEVMEERQITNDGTTYPLDEPFMVLATQNPIEQEGTYRLPEAQLDRFLFKIVVDYPTEAAEIDILRGHHKRRNLTDALDAITAVLTADQLISLRTQVQHVHVEDHLFSYIAQLVQATRANKSLYLGASPRASVALLNGAKALATLRGRDFITPEDVQELAAPVLRHRVLLTPEREMEGGTADEVIGQLVQRVEVPR; this comes from the coding sequence ATGGAACCATTCTCCTCCCGCATCGATCTTGCCCCGCTCACTGAAGCCATCGGTGCTATCCGAGCCGAAGTCGGTAAAGTTATCGTTGGTCAGCAACAAACCATTGATTTGCTGCTGACGGCCCTGCTCGCCGACGGACACGTGCTGATCGAGGGCGTTCCAGGCGTGGCAAAAACGCTTACAGCCAAGTTGCTGGCAAAAACGCTCTCGGTGGGTTTCAGCCGGATTCAGTTTACGCCCGATTTGATGCCGTCGGATGTATTGGGCACATCGGTGTTTCAACCTAAAACCGGCGATTTTTCGTTTCGGCAGGGGCCGATTTTCTCGAATCTGGTGCTGATTGACGAAATCAACCGCGCGCCAGCCAAAACACAGGCCGCGCTGTTTGAGGTTATGGAAGAACGGCAAATCACGAACGATGGCACTACTTACCCGCTTGATGAGCCGTTTATGGTGCTGGCAACCCAAAACCCTATCGAACAGGAGGGTACGTATCGCCTGCCCGAAGCGCAACTCGACCGTTTCCTATTCAAAATTGTAGTTGACTATCCTACCGAAGCCGCCGAGATTGACATTCTGCGCGGTCATCATAAACGGCGAAATCTGACCGACGCGCTCGACGCCATAACCGCCGTGCTGACCGCCGACCAACTCATCAGCCTGCGAACGCAGGTACAGCACGTGCATGTCGAAGACCATTTGTTTAGCTACATTGCCCAGCTTGTGCAAGCTACCCGCGCCAACAAATCGCTATACTTAGGCGCATCGCCCCGCGCATCGGTAGCTTTGCTGAACGGTGCCAAAGCCCTTGCCACGCTGCGAGGCCGCGATTTTATCACGCCCGAAGACGTGCAGGAATTAGCCGCACCCGTGTTGAGGCACCGCGTTTTGCTCACACCCG